One Mycobacteroides salmoniphilum DNA segment encodes these proteins:
- a CDS encoding amidase: protein MEWSFESAEGLAIALRAGEVTSVALTDEAIARIEQDDVVINAICVPDFDRARAAARDADQARARGEDRPLLGIPMTVKESYNVAGLATTWGMPQYRNYLPTDDAVQVSRIKTAGAVVLGKTNVPLMLQDLQSFNEIYGTTNNPWDHGRTPGGSSGGSAAALASGFGALSIGSDIAGSLRTPAHFCGVYAHKPTLGLVANRGHLPPPNPPLPTDRDLSVVGPMARTARDLALLLEVMAGPDPLTLGVGFDVALPPARHERLCDFRVLVLDEHPLIPTGSAVRAAVNRVFDALVDGGARVERYSPLLPDLADAAGLYAELLTSNLAAGYPVERYDQLRILAATLNTDDRGFDTAWLRGPVFSHRDWIEANSRRELHRHGWRQLFAEFDVVVCPITPTPAFPHDHELDLQERHITIDGIEHPFVNQLVWAGLATMPGLPATAIPAGRSSAGLPVGVQLIGPMFEDRTPLRMAELLEQKIGGFEAPK from the coding sequence ATGGAATGGAGTTTTGAGTCGGCCGAGGGACTCGCGATCGCGTTGCGTGCCGGTGAGGTCACCTCAGTAGCACTGACTGACGAGGCAATCGCCCGTATCGAGCAGGACGACGTGGTGATCAACGCTATCTGTGTGCCGGACTTCGATCGGGCGCGAGCCGCTGCGCGCGATGCCGATCAGGCGCGTGCTCGCGGCGAGGACCGGCCGCTGCTCGGTATCCCGATGACAGTCAAAGAGTCCTACAACGTGGCAGGGCTGGCCACGACCTGGGGTATGCCCCAGTACCGGAACTACCTGCCGACGGACGACGCGGTGCAGGTATCGCGGATCAAGACCGCCGGCGCCGTCGTGCTCGGAAAGACCAACGTGCCCTTAATGCTCCAAGATCTGCAGAGCTTCAATGAGATCTACGGCACCACCAACAACCCATGGGATCACGGTCGAACGCCGGGCGGGTCCTCGGGCGGATCAGCGGCCGCACTGGCGTCCGGATTCGGCGCGCTGTCCATCGGCTCCGACATCGCGGGTTCACTGCGCACACCCGCTCATTTCTGCGGTGTCTACGCGCACAAGCCGACACTCGGACTTGTGGCGAATCGCGGTCATCTTCCGCCGCCCAATCCGCCGTTGCCCACCGACCGCGATCTGAGCGTGGTCGGCCCCATGGCACGCACTGCCCGCGACCTCGCACTGCTTTTGGAGGTGATGGCAGGGCCGGACCCGCTCACCTTGGGCGTCGGATTCGACGTGGCTCTACCACCCGCCCGCCACGAACGTCTCTGCGACTTTCGTGTCTTGGTCCTGGACGAGCATCCACTCATCCCCACCGGATCCGCCGTGCGGGCCGCCGTTAACCGCGTCTTTGACGCGCTCGTCGACGGCGGCGCCCGCGTCGAACGGTACAGTCCGCTGCTGCCCGATCTGGCCGACGCCGCAGGGCTTTATGCCGAGCTACTCACGTCGAATCTCGCGGCAGGTTATCCCGTGGAGAGGTACGACCAACTACGGATCCTGGCCGCCACGCTGAATACAGATGACCGGGGTTTCGACACAGCATGGTTGCGCGGCCCGGTGTTCAGCCACCGCGACTGGATCGAGGCGAACAGCCGTCGCGAACTTCATCGCCACGGCTGGCGGCAGCTCTTCGCCGAATTCGATGTGGTGGTGTGTCCGATCACGCCGACTCCTGCCTTCCCGCACGATCACGAGCTGGATCTGCAAGAACGGCATATCACCATCGACGGCATCGAGCACCCGTTCGTCAATCAGCTGGTCTGGGCCGGCCTGGCGACCATGCCCGGCCTGCCCGCCACCGCAATACCAGCGGGCCGATCCTCGGCAGGGCTGCCGGTAGGGGTGCAGCTCATCGGTCCGATGTTCGAGGACCGCACCCCGCTGCGGATGGCCGAACTGCTCGAGCAGAAAATCGGCGGCTTCGAGGCTCCGAAATAG
- a CDS encoding radical SAM protein: MGLRGDRILRYVNAFCPQCHESNPERSLAQVERLSGWLAHRDDRVWLERACRTHGLVRTLYDEDAEILEYLEEWTAPTKTHVPDAPGNFDPIPMAYLRGLPEMQTQHTCILLADITEACNLRCPTCFADSSPDLHGVVPVQRVLANVDQRLARENGRLDVLMLSGGEPTVYPNLAQLLDELMARPITRILINTNGVLIARDDALLELLARHRERVEVYLQYDGPSADASRHHRGGDLTRIKAEAVQRLSDSEIFTTLVMTAALGVNDADIGAVIRLALDTPYVGGVSIQPQFGSGRAGAIDPMQRLTHTGVLKRLGPQTGDVVTWRDLTALPCSHPHCCSVGYLLRDDAGVWRSLTSLIGHDRLKENLGLVSNRIADQEVPQQLRLAVKESLLGLLSEQSSLSHPTIGDVWKTICDSCDLGISTLMTLAASALPGRREKLRRMLGERIVRITVKPFMDMSTMIEERLTQCCVHVATHAAQDQCAPFCAVQAWPALSRQRLSVSAAATTPELVLLPIQ; encoded by the coding sequence ATGGGTCTGCGCGGGGATCGCATCCTGCGGTACGTCAACGCCTTCTGTCCTCAGTGTCACGAGTCGAACCCGGAGCGCTCGCTTGCGCAGGTGGAACGGCTCTCGGGCTGGCTCGCACACCGTGACGATCGGGTGTGGCTCGAACGAGCCTGCCGCACACACGGGTTGGTGCGCACGCTGTATGACGAGGACGCAGAGATCCTTGAGTACCTGGAGGAGTGGACGGCTCCCACCAAGACCCATGTTCCGGATGCGCCAGGCAATTTCGATCCCATCCCGATGGCGTATCTGCGCGGGTTGCCTGAGATGCAGACCCAGCACACCTGCATCCTGCTGGCCGACATCACCGAGGCGTGCAATCTACGCTGCCCAACCTGCTTCGCCGATTCCTCACCGGACCTGCACGGTGTGGTACCGGTGCAACGGGTGCTCGCCAACGTCGACCAGCGGCTTGCGCGGGAGAACGGCCGGCTAGACGTCCTGATGCTCAGCGGCGGCGAACCCACCGTGTACCCGAATCTTGCCCAGCTGCTCGACGAGCTGATGGCTCGCCCGATCACCCGAATCTTGATCAATACCAACGGGGTTCTCATTGCCCGCGACGATGCCCTGCTGGAGCTGCTGGCTCGTCACCGTGAGCGCGTGGAGGTCTATCTCCAGTACGACGGCCCGTCGGCCGACGCTTCGCGCCATCACCGAGGTGGCGATCTGACCAGAATCAAAGCCGAGGCGGTGCAACGTCTCTCGGACAGCGAGATCTTCACGACATTGGTCATGACCGCGGCGCTCGGTGTCAACGACGCGGACATCGGCGCGGTCATCCGGCTGGCCCTCGACACGCCCTACGTGGGAGGTGTCTCGATACAGCCACAGTTCGGGTCGGGCCGAGCAGGCGCGATCGACCCCATGCAACGGCTCACCCATACCGGTGTGCTGAAACGTCTTGGCCCGCAGACGGGTGACGTTGTCACCTGGCGCGACTTGACGGCCCTGCCGTGTTCGCATCCCCACTGCTGCTCGGTGGGATACCTGCTGCGCGATGATGCGGGAGTGTGGCGGTCGTTGACCTCCCTTATCGGACACGATCGTCTCAAGGAGAACCTCGGATTGGTATCCAATCGTATTGCCGATCAGGAGGTTCCGCAGCAGCTGCGGCTGGCGGTCAAGGAGTCGCTGTTGGGCCTGCTTTCCGAGCAATCCTCCCTGTCGCATCCGACGATCGGCGATGTGTGGAAGACCATCTGTGACAGCTGTGATTTGGGAATCTCCACGTTGATGACGCTCGCCGCCTCGGCGTTACCGGGACGCCGGGAGAAGCTGCGGCGCATGCTCGGAGAGCGCATAGTGCGGATCACCGTCAAGCCGTTCATGGATATGTCGACGATGATCGAGGAGCGGCTCACCCAGTGCTGTGTGCATGTCGCGACGCACGCCGCACAGGATCAGTGCGCGCCGTTCTGTGCCGTGCAGGCATGGCCGGCACTTTCCCGGCAGCGGTTGTCGGTGTCCGCGGCGGCCACCACGCCAGAGCTGGTGCTGCTCCCGATCCAATAG
- a CDS encoding UDP-N-acetylmuramate dehydrogenase → MAPTTRAKIEDLGALVTDDAPLAALTTLRLGPVAATLIRCESSAQVTGVLAALDGQPALLLAGGSNLVLADHLPDLTVVHIASAGVTVDGPLLRADAGTNWDEVVALSLRAGLGGLECLSGIPGTAGATPVQNVGAYGVEVAALLRRVRVLDRTTGQARWYEPGELGFGYRTSILKGTDARVVLGVEFGLSTDGLSSPIRYPELAKELGVEPGERTDALAVREAVLGLRRRKGMVLDESDHDTWSVGSFFTNPVVAEDDLDAVRAHVRERLGPDVAIPQYPAPDGVKLSAGWLVERAGFVKGYPNAQSSVRVSTKHALALTHRGGGSTGDLLELARTVRDGVLDAFGVRLVPEPVLVGCAL, encoded by the coding sequence CTGGCACCAACAACGCGCGCGAAGATCGAGGATCTCGGCGCCCTGGTGACCGATGATGCTCCGCTTGCCGCGTTGACGACCTTGCGGCTGGGTCCGGTGGCAGCCACGCTCATTCGGTGCGAGAGCAGCGCGCAGGTGACCGGCGTGCTGGCCGCGCTTGACGGCCAACCCGCCCTGCTCCTCGCGGGCGGTTCGAATCTGGTGTTGGCCGACCACCTTCCGGACCTCACGGTGGTGCACATCGCCTCGGCCGGTGTGACGGTGGATGGGCCGCTGTTGCGGGCGGACGCGGGAACCAATTGGGACGAGGTGGTGGCGCTCTCGCTGCGGGCCGGTCTGGGGGGACTGGAATGCCTGTCGGGAATCCCGGGCACCGCCGGGGCCACGCCGGTGCAGAACGTGGGTGCCTATGGCGTCGAGGTGGCCGCGCTGCTGCGGCGCGTACGGGTGCTGGACCGGACGACCGGACAGGCGCGTTGGTATGAGCCCGGCGAGCTGGGGTTCGGCTATCGCACCAGCATTCTCAAGGGCACCGATGCACGCGTGGTGCTCGGGGTCGAGTTCGGTTTGTCCACCGACGGTCTGAGCTCTCCGATCCGCTACCCGGAGCTTGCCAAGGAACTCGGGGTGGAGCCCGGGGAACGCACCGATGCGCTGGCGGTGCGCGAGGCGGTGCTCGGCCTGCGCCGGCGCAAGGGCATGGTGCTCGACGAGTCCGATCACGACACCTGGAGTGTCGGTTCCTTCTTTACGAATCCTGTAGTTGCCGAGGATGATCTGGACGCCGTTCGGGCACACGTCCGCGAACGACTAGGGCCCGATGTCGCCATTCCGCAGTATCCGGCCCCGGATGGGGTGAAACTCTCGGCTGGCTGGCTTGTGGAGCGAGCCGGGTTCGTCAAGGGTTATCCGAACGCGCAGTCTTCGGTGCGGGTGTCCACGAAACATGCACTGGCACTGACTCATCGCGGGGGAGGGAGCACCGGCGACTTGCTGGAGCTCGCACGTACCGTTCGCGACGGGGTCTTGGATGCCTTTGGCGTCCGTCTGGTCCCCGAGCCGGTGCTGGTGGGCTGCGCGCTGTAA
- a CDS encoding L,D-transpeptidase, translating into MKYPRPDLRDALTRRRALTMLGLTVPAVAAACTTVGSNAPQDAPSPGAVLTFLPDDKAKEVNPTAPVSVTVANGWFQDVKLVNADGKVVAGALSRDQTRFRTTEPLGFDVTYTWKGAAVGLDGKAVAVSGTFTTLVPTATVNGQFQLADGQTVGIAAPVIIQFDAHIADKAAAEKSLSIVCDPPTEGGWAWLPDEQQGSRVHWRSREYFKAGTKVGVKANLYGIPLGDGAFGNEDMSLDFSVGRRQIVYADAQSHRIRVTTDEGTILDLPCSYGEADLPRNVTRSGIHVVTEKYEDFWMSNPAAGYTNVHERFAVRISNNGEFIHANPNTVGQQGSNNVTNGCINLSLGDAESYFRTAIYGDPVEVTGTTIELSYADGDLWDWVVSWPTWQSMSALPPNPKERTITSTPSTSSIPTSVPLTPSGAPTLSGTPTSAPLTPSGAPSLSGTPTTTPR; encoded by the coding sequence GTGAAGTACCCCAGACCAGATCTCCGTGATGCGCTGACGCGACGGCGCGCGCTCACGATGTTGGGTCTGACGGTGCCCGCTGTTGCTGCCGCCTGCACGACCGTCGGCTCGAATGCGCCGCAAGATGCCCCGTCACCGGGGGCCGTCCTGACCTTCTTGCCCGACGACAAGGCCAAGGAGGTCAACCCGACCGCGCCGGTCAGTGTGACCGTAGCCAACGGGTGGTTCCAGGACGTGAAGCTGGTCAACGCCGACGGCAAGGTCGTCGCCGGAGCGCTCAGTCGCGACCAAACGAGGTTCCGCACCACCGAGCCCCTCGGATTCGACGTGACGTACACCTGGAAGGGCGCGGCGGTAGGGCTGGACGGCAAGGCCGTTGCGGTGTCCGGCACCTTCACCACCCTGGTGCCGACGGCGACGGTCAACGGTCAGTTCCAGCTCGCCGATGGGCAGACGGTGGGGATCGCGGCTCCCGTGATCATCCAGTTCGATGCGCATATTGCCGACAAGGCCGCGGCGGAGAAGTCGCTGAGCATCGTGTGCGACCCGCCCACCGAAGGCGGTTGGGCCTGGTTGCCCGACGAGCAGCAGGGTTCCCGAGTGCATTGGCGATCACGCGAGTACTTCAAGGCCGGCACCAAGGTCGGGGTGAAGGCCAACCTCTATGGGATTCCCCTGGGGGATGGGGCGTTTGGGAACGAGGACATGTCCTTGGATTTCAGCGTGGGGCGCCGTCAGATTGTCTATGCCGATGCGCAGAGTCACCGCATCCGGGTGACCACCGACGAGGGCACCATCCTGGACCTGCCGTGCAGCTACGGCGAGGCGGACCTGCCGCGCAACGTGACTCGCAGCGGAATTCACGTCGTCACCGAGAAGTACGAGGATTTCTGGATGTCCAACCCGGCGGCCGGGTACACCAACGTTCACGAACGTTTCGCCGTCCGGATCTCGAACAACGGCGAGTTCATCCACGCCAATCCCAACACCGTTGGTCAGCAAGGCAGTAACAATGTCACGAACGGTTGCATCAACTTGTCGTTGGGTGATGCCGAGTCATATTTCCGCACCGCCATCTACGGTGATCCCGTCGAGGTGACCGGCACCACGATCGAGTTGTCGTACGCCGACGGCGACCTGTGGGATTGGGTGGTGAGTTGGCCGACCTGGCAATCGATGTCGGCGCTCCCCCCGAATCCGAAGGAACGGACGATCACGTCGACGCCGTCGACCTCGTCCATCCCGACTTCAGTCCCGCTCACCCCGTCGGGTGCACCGACGCTGTCGGGGACGCCGACGTCAGCGCCGTTGACCCCGTCGGGCGCGCCCTCGCTGTCGGGTACCCCGACAACCACGCCCCGATAG
- a CDS encoding prolipoprotein diacylglyceryl transferase, translating into MGLGIGVHGLFVGLGVLVAALVFAGEARRRGAPAEQSLIAVAGALVGGAIGMRLSGWIEHLNPAHNPSLVEAWMFGSRSIIGGLLGAYVGVLVAKRLIGYQAKTGDLFAPAVALGMAVGRIGCHLTEAPGRPTSLPWGVHAPATRPNCPGCLTGVAMHPSFLYEIAFQLVAFAVLWWWLRPRVTHPGELFVLYVSAYAVFRFFVEFTRANETVWLNLTRPQWVLLMGMTLAAWRLWRGHRAGYYDGMFRRRLAEVATA; encoded by the coding sequence ATGGGGCTGGGAATTGGCGTGCACGGGCTCTTTGTAGGGCTCGGAGTGCTGGTTGCCGCCCTGGTCTTCGCCGGCGAAGCGCGGCGCAGGGGTGCTCCCGCGGAACAGTCGCTGATCGCGGTGGCGGGTGCGCTGGTCGGCGGCGCGATCGGTATGCGGCTATCGGGCTGGATCGAACATCTCAACCCGGCGCACAATCCCAGCCTTGTCGAGGCGTGGATGTTCGGGTCGCGCAGCATCATCGGCGGGCTGTTGGGGGCGTACGTCGGCGTCTTGGTGGCCAAGCGGCTTATCGGTTACCAGGCCAAGACGGGCGATCTGTTCGCCCCCGCGGTGGCATTGGGTATGGCCGTGGGCCGGATCGGATGTCACCTCACCGAGGCTCCGGGCCGACCCACCTCGCTGCCGTGGGGTGTGCACGCTCCGGCCACGCGGCCGAACTGTCCGGGATGCCTGACCGGGGTGGCCATGCATCCGTCCTTCCTGTACGAGATCGCCTTCCAGTTGGTGGCTTTCGCCGTGCTGTGGTGGTGGCTGCGTCCGCGTGTGACACATCCCGGTGAGCTCTTCGTGCTCTACGTGTCCGCGTACGCGGTATTCCGGTTCTTCGTCGAGTTCACCCGCGCCAACGAAACGGTTTGGCTGAATCTCACTCGCCCGCAATGGGTTCTGCTGATGGGCATGACACTTGCCGCGTGGCGGTTGTGGCGTGGTCACCGTGCGGGGTATTACGACGGCATGTTCCGCAGGCGCCTTGCCGAGGTGGCGACGGCATGA
- a CDS encoding winged helix-turn-helix transcriptional regulator: MVGRASHADSSCTLARPLGEIGDGWSLLIVRDAFDGLRRFGEFQKSLGLAKNILASRLATLVDNGILEVVPAGARHEYQLTDKGRGLFPVLVALRQWSDEFCFAPGEPRVSLVDRETSRPVQRFELRAADGRALTPEDTAVIDV, from the coding sequence ATGGTGGGTCGCGCCAGTCACGCGGACTCCAGCTGCACCTTGGCCCGCCCGCTGGGTGAGATCGGGGACGGCTGGTCACTGCTGATCGTTCGTGACGCGTTTGACGGACTACGCAGGTTCGGGGAGTTTCAGAAGAGTCTTGGGCTCGCAAAGAACATCCTGGCTTCGCGTCTGGCGACATTGGTGGACAACGGCATCCTCGAGGTTGTTCCCGCTGGGGCGCGCCATGAATACCAACTGACGGACAAGGGCCGCGGGCTGTTCCCTGTCTTGGTGGCACTGAGGCAGTGGAGCGACGAGTTCTGTTTCGCCCCCGGGGAACCGCGTGTTTCCCTGGTCGATCGCGAGACATCTCGTCCGGTGCAACGCTTCGAGCTGCGCGCGGCCGATGGCCGCGCACTGACCCCGGAAGATACGGCCGTGATCGACGTCTAG
- a CDS encoding MFS transporter: MLTRPVIVLFSIACGLAVATIYFSQPLLDTIGAQFSMPTAQVGIVLTLTQVGYAIGLLLIVPLGDTVNQRRLIVGQTVLLGVSLLATAISPNAWTFLLSVTAVGALAVVTQVMVAYTAVHAAPERQGWAVGVVTGGIISGILLARTVSGALSDMFGWRAVYVVAAIAAVATAAMLARALPHSTRPPQGLPYRRLIASTLRLLRDVPVLRSRAIIAMLIFAAITVMLTPMVLPLTSAPYHLSHTQVGLFGLAGAAGALGAFKAGSWCDRGWANRVTGVGLSLMLAAWAFAATLRWTLLGLTIAVVIIDFGLQSVHVANQSLIYRLDTELRGRLTAAYMTFYSIGSAVGAIMSTWVYAAHGWGGVCLLGAAISLGALCYWIGSSTSSGVVAAADTDNRCRESAGHACTAQNGAH; the protein is encoded by the coding sequence GTGTTGACCAGACCCGTCATCGTGTTGTTCTCGATTGCCTGCGGGCTCGCGGTGGCGACCATCTACTTCTCACAACCGCTACTGGACACCATCGGCGCGCAATTCTCCATGCCCACAGCACAAGTCGGCATCGTGCTAACCCTCACTCAGGTGGGGTACGCCATCGGCCTACTGCTGATCGTGCCGCTCGGAGATACCGTCAACCAACGCCGGCTCATCGTCGGGCAGACCGTTCTGCTGGGTGTTTCCCTCCTTGCCACGGCGATATCGCCCAATGCGTGGACATTCCTGCTCAGCGTCACCGCGGTCGGTGCGCTCGCGGTGGTGACGCAGGTGATGGTCGCCTACACGGCGGTACATGCCGCGCCAGAGCGACAGGGATGGGCCGTCGGCGTGGTCACCGGCGGCATCATCAGCGGTATTCTCTTGGCACGCACGGTATCCGGCGCCCTGTCCGATATGTTCGGCTGGCGAGCGGTGTATGTGGTGGCCGCCATCGCCGCAGTCGCGACCGCGGCGATGTTGGCGCGCGCACTGCCGCACTCCACGCGCCCGCCTCAGGGGCTGCCCTACCGGCGACTGATCGCCTCCACGCTGCGACTCCTGCGTGACGTGCCGGTGTTGCGCTCGCGGGCCATCATCGCGATGCTCATCTTCGCCGCCATCACCGTGATGTTGACGCCCATGGTGTTACCGCTGACGTCCGCCCCATATCACTTGTCGCATACCCAAGTCGGGTTGTTCGGGCTGGCCGGGGCAGCGGGTGCACTGGGCGCGTTCAAGGCCGGATCATGGTGCGACAGGGGGTGGGCCAATCGGGTTACCGGCGTGGGCCTGTCGCTGATGCTGGCCGCATGGGCATTCGCGGCGACCCTGCGCTGGACCCTGCTCGGACTGACCATCGCAGTCGTGATCATCGACTTCGGGCTGCAGTCGGTACACGTGGCGAATCAGAGCCTCATCTACCGGCTGGATACCGAACTCCGCGGCCGACTCACCGCCGCCTATATGACGTTCTATTCGATCGGCAGCGCTGTCGGCGCCATTATGTCGACCTGGGTGTACGCGGCCCACGGATGGGGCGGAGTTTGCCTGCTGGGCGCCGCGATAAGCCTGGGCGCACTGTGCTATTGGATCGGGAGCAGCACCAGCTCTGGCGTGGTGGCCGCCGCGGACACCGACAACCGCTGCCGGGAAAGTGCCGGCCATGCCTGCACGGCACAGAACGGCGCGCACTGA
- a CDS encoding DUF2505 domain-containing protein: MARSFDLSVEYSASVEQVHAAFADEGYWNERLAGSGADTATLDSLKSDGGALEIVTTQVLRSDRLPGIVSQFHRGDLRIVRTEKWSAISDGASEGTVVGSIPGAPVTLAGTARLHTGAKGSRQDLKVSVEVKIPLVGGKIEGFVGGKLMDLLSAEQRFTSGWIGTHG, from the coding sequence ATGGCACGCTCATTTGACCTGTCAGTGGAGTATTCGGCCAGCGTCGAACAGGTCCATGCGGCCTTCGCCGATGAGGGCTACTGGAATGAACGTCTGGCCGGCTCCGGCGCCGACACCGCCACACTGGATTCCCTGAAATCCGATGGCGGCGCCCTTGAAATCGTCACCACTCAGGTGCTGCGCAGCGATCGGCTGCCGGGCATCGTGTCGCAGTTTCACCGAGGCGACCTGCGGATCGTCCGCACCGAGAAGTGGAGCGCCATCTCCGACGGTGCGTCCGAGGGAACCGTGGTGGGCTCGATACCGGGTGCACCCGTCACCCTCGCCGGTACCGCACGGCTGCACACCGGCGCCAAGGGCTCACGTCAGGACCTGAAGGTCAGCGTCGAGGTGAAGATCCCCCTGGTCGGCGGCAAGATCGAGGGCTTCGTCGGCGGAAAACTCATGGACCTGTTATCTGCCGAACAGCGATTCACCTCGGGGTGGATCGGCACCCACGGCTAA
- a CDS encoding DUF2505 domain-containing protein: MSRRSVFTVNFPAPAEKIYQDFASRDYWETLMSAYGWLTPVSEIHTLTVTDRGIDVVIKQNLPRMYLPPIAQKVMLTDMIITRTQHFDPFDQGKGSAMGSYGASVLAGPGAFTGVCTLSDTDQGSQLRLSSTCKVYIPFIGGKLEDLILYHVSDLFRVEEGFIADWISKHH, from the coding sequence ATGTCCAGGCGTTCGGTGTTCACGGTGAATTTTCCGGCTCCGGCCGAGAAGATCTACCAGGACTTTGCGAGCCGGGACTACTGGGAAACCCTGATGTCGGCGTATGGGTGGCTCACACCGGTCTCGGAGATTCACACCCTGACGGTGACCGACCGCGGTATCGATGTGGTCATCAAACAGAATCTGCCCCGCATGTATCTGCCGCCGATCGCGCAGAAGGTGATGCTCACCGACATGATCATCACCCGGACGCAGCATTTCGACCCGTTTGATCAGGGCAAGGGGTCCGCGATGGGCAGCTACGGTGCCTCCGTGCTCGCCGGACCGGGCGCCTTCACGGGGGTCTGCACGCTGTCCGATACCGATCAGGGTTCTCAGCTGAGGCTCTCCAGCACCTGCAAGGTGTACATCCCGTTCATCGGGGGCAAGCTCGAAGACCTGATCCTGTACCACGTCAGCGACCTGTTCCGCGTGGAGGAAGGCTTCATCGCCGACTGGATCTCGAAGCACCACTAG
- a CDS encoding SDR family NAD(P)-dependent oxidoreductase, giving the protein MTNPTFDDRVAVVTGASSGIGAATAKSLAALGFHVVVAARREDRVNALAEEIGGTAVVLDVTDADSVAALAQSLDRVDVLVNNAGGAWGLETVLEADLEHWRWMWETNVVGTLQVTRALLPALIASGDGLIVTITSIAALDVYDGGSGYTSAKHAQAALHRTLRGELLGKPVRLTEVAPGAVETEFSVVRFDGDQDRADAVYRGITPLVAEDVAEIIAFVASRPPHVNLDQIVVKPRDQASSTRRATRD; this is encoded by the coding sequence ATGACCAATCCCACGTTCGACGACCGGGTCGCGGTCGTTACCGGCGCCAGCTCAGGAATCGGTGCGGCAACCGCTAAATCCCTTGCCGCCCTTGGATTTCATGTTGTGGTTGCGGCTCGGCGCGAGGACCGCGTCAACGCTCTGGCCGAAGAGATCGGGGGCACCGCGGTTGTGCTCGACGTCACCGACGCCGATTCGGTTGCCGCCCTTGCGCAGAGCCTGGATCGGGTGGACGTGCTGGTGAACAACGCCGGCGGCGCGTGGGGCCTGGAAACGGTGCTCGAGGCGGACCTGGAGCACTGGCGCTGGATGTGGGAGACCAACGTGGTGGGCACCCTGCAGGTGACCCGCGCCCTGCTGCCCGCACTGATTGCCTCCGGCGACGGACTCATCGTCACCATCACCTCCATCGCCGCGCTCGATGTGTACGACGGCGGCAGTGGATACACGTCAGCCAAGCATGCACAGGCGGCGTTACACCGCACGCTGCGCGGCGAGCTTCTCGGAAAGCCCGTGCGGCTCACCGAGGTCGCACCGGGCGCGGTGGAAACCGAGTTCTCGGTGGTGCGCTTCGACGGTGACCAGGACCGGGCGGACGCGGTCTACCGGGGCATCACCCCGTTGGTCGCCGAGGACGTCGCCGAGATCATCGCGTTCGTCGCGTCGCGGCCCCCGCACGTCAATCTGGACCAGATCGTCGTCAAACCGCGAGATCAGGCCTCATCCACCCGCCGCGCGACACGCGACTGA
- a CDS encoding HNH endonuclease — protein MSTFMPNHTVQFCNADYRVLHLIPWQRAVKLMLKGVVYAIDTHDPAVHVRSASLIVELPTSIVLREYVYIPYRSGHRVTRAGVLRRDGYTCVYCGSRADTWDHVLPRCRGGVDSWLNTVAACRSCNGFKGDRTPQEAGMTLAREPFEPKERDRFTYASASGVVPQALSPVG, from the coding sequence ATGTCAACTTTCATGCCCAATCACACCGTGCAGTTCTGCAACGCAGACTACCGTGTACTGCACCTGATCCCGTGGCAGCGCGCGGTCAAGCTCATGCTCAAGGGAGTCGTGTACGCCATCGACACCCACGACCCCGCAGTGCATGTACGCAGTGCGTCGCTGATTGTCGAACTCCCGACTTCTATCGTGCTGCGCGAGTATGTGTACATCCCTTACCGGTCGGGTCACCGCGTGACCCGCGCGGGAGTGCTGCGTCGCGACGGCTACACCTGCGTGTACTGCGGGTCCAGGGCCGATACGTGGGATCACGTGCTGCCGCGCTGCCGCGGGGGAGTGGACTCCTGGCTCAACACGGTTGCGGCCTGTCGGTCCTGCAACGGATTCAAGGGAGACCGCACTCCGCAGGAAGCCGGGATGACGCTGGCGCGTGAGCCTTTCGAGCCGAAGGAACGAGACAGGTTCACCTATGCGTCGGCTTCCGGTGTTGTCCCACAGGCGCTTTCCCCGGTTGGTTAA